From Macaca mulatta isolate MMU2019108-1 chromosome 1, T2T-MMU8v2.0, whole genome shotgun sequence, the proteins below share one genomic window:
- the LOC717894 gene encoding small proline-rich protein 2E-like, giving the protein MSYQQQQCKQPCQPPPVCPMPKCPEPCPPPKCPEPCPPPKCPEPCPPQQCQQKCPPVPPSPPCQPKCPPKSK; this is encoded by the coding sequence ATGTCTTACCAACAGCAGCAGTGCAAGCAGCCCTGCCAGCCACCTCCTGTGTGCCCCATGCCAAAGTGCCCAGAGCCATGTCCACCCCCGAAGTGCCCTGAGCCCTGCCCACCACCAAAGTGTCCAGagccctgcccacctcagcagTGCCAGCAGAAATGTCCTCCGGTGccaccttccccaccctgccaGCCAAAGTGTCCACCCAAGAGCAAGTAA
- the LOC717871 gene encoding small proline-rich protein 2D, producing MSYQQQQYKQPCQPPPVCPTPKCPEPCPPPKCREPCPPPKCPQPCPPQQCQQKYPPVTPSPPCQPKCPPKSK from the coding sequence ATGTCTTATCAACAGCAGCAGTACAAGCAGCCCTGCCAGCCACCTCCTGTGTGCCCCACGCCAAAGTGCCCAGAGCCATGTCCACCCCCGAAGTGCCGTGAGCCCTGCCCACCACCAAAGTGtccacagccctgcccacctcagcagTGCCAGcagaaatatcctccggtgacaCCTTCCCCGCCCTGCCAGCCAAAGTGTCCACCCAAGAGCAAGTAA